The nucleotide window GAATAGCCGCAACTTCCGGCTGCTGAAGCGATCCCGGAAGTGCTCTAGCATCGGCTGACGGTTGTCGCACGCCAGCCATTCCGCTTCGGTCATGGTGCCTGCTCTCTGGCCCGCGTCGGTTACAAGAGCCGCGATAGCGGAGCCGGTTGTCTGTTGAGCGACACGACCAACACCGCAAAAGCCGGAGGCTCGCGCCCCAGTAACGATCAGGATAGCTCACGCACCGGGTATCGGTATACCATCCGCACCGCTCCGGGAGGTGCAACACCATGTTCGAAGTCGCCGACGCACTCGCTACCGTTCTGAGCCACTCCCGGCCGCTGGAAGCCGAAGTCGCGGCGCTCTCCGTCGCGGCGCTGGGGCAGGTGCTCGCGGCCGACATCACCGCGGACGCGGACTCGCCGCCGTTCGCGAAGTCGCTTCGCGACGGGTACGCGGTCCGCAGCGCCGACTGCGCGTCGGCCGGCGCCGAGTTAACGGTGGTTGAGGAGGTGCCCGCCGGAAAGGTGCCCCTCAAGTCAGTCGGAACCGGCGAGGCGGCCCGCATCTTCACCGGGGCGCCGATCCCGGACGGCGCCGACGCGGTTGTGATGCAGGAGCACACCGAGAAACTCGGCGGCGGGCGTGTGCGGATCGTCGATGCCGGTGTGAAGTCGCGCCAGTGGGTGTACGCTCAGGGCGCGGAGATGAGGGCCGGGGCGGTCGTGCTGGCGAAGGGGACGCCGATCACCCCCGCCGCGTGCGGTGTGCTCGCGAGCGTCGGGCAGACGGCGGTACCGGCGTTCCCGTTCCCGCGCGTCGGGGTCATCGTCACCGGCGACGAGATCGTCGAAGCGGGCACGAAACCGCGGCCCGGACAAATCCGTAACTCGAACGGCCCGATGCTCACCGCCCTGACCGCCCGCGGGGGCGGACGGCCCCGCTACCTGGGAATCGCCCGCGACGACCGCGCCGTCACGGAGTCGCTAATTCGCGAAGGGCTCGACGTTTCCGACGTGGTGGTGATCGCGGGCGGGATGTCGGTGGGGGACCACGACTTCGTGCCCGAGGTGCTGAAGGAACTCGGCGTAGTCATCCGGTTCCGCCAGATCCGAATGAAGCCGGGCAAGCCGATCCTGTTCGGCACCACGGAAAAAGGCACGCTGGTGTTCGGGCTGCCGGGCAACCCGGTGAGCGCGTTCGTGGGGTTCGAGCTGTTCGTGCGGCCGGCCCTCCGAATCCTGGGTGGACACGCGGAGGCCGGTCCGCGCACAATCAGGCTGCCGCTGGCGGACGGTCTGGCCGAGAGCACCGACCGGCCCACCTACCGCCCGGCGAAACTGGAGCCGCACGCGACCGGGTGGGGCGTGCGCCCGCTCACAACGACCGGCTCACCCGACCTCGTGAGCACGCAACGCGCGGACGCGCTCCTGGTGCTGCCGGCCGGCAACACGCGCGCCGATGCCGGCACGCTCGCGGACGTGGTGCTGCTGTAAAACGGGCGCGAGGACCACAACGAACGGATGGGTGCAGGCCGTTTTTGACCGGACCGACAGGGTAAACGGGATTTGAAATTGATCTGCCTTCATCCCGTTTACCCTGTCGATCCGGTCAAAAATCTGCTTTCATACACGAGACCCGTATGGCCGACATGAAGCCACGACCATGCGCCCATCCGACCACCGTTTCTAAGCCTTTGTCACTCCGGAAGGACTCCGCGTGAAGCCTCGCGTGTTCGTGCCCGCGATCGCCTCGGGCGTGCTGTTGTGGCTGGCGTTCTTCCCGTGCGACCTCGGGCCGCTCGGGTTCGTCGCGCTGGTGCCGTGGCTCACGCTGGTGCGTGCCCCCGTCTCGGGCTGGCGCCGGTACCTCGCCGCGTACCTCGGCGGGTTCACGTTCTTCGCGCTCGCGACACAATGGGTCCGCGTCGCGCACCCGATGATGTACGGGTCATGGCTCGGGTTGGCGGTCGTCATGCCGCTGTTCTGGCTCGCCGCCCTCGCCGTGCTGCGGAAACTCGACGCCCTGAAGCTGCCGCTGGCGGTCTCGGTGCCGGTGGCGTGGGTCGCGTTCGAGTTCTTCCGGATGCACTTCCCGACCGGCTTCACGTTCATGAAGCACGTCGGCGCGTACCAGATGATCGGGTTCGGGTGGTACTTCCTCGGGTACACCCAGCACGCCTTCACGCCGCTGATCCAGATCGCGGACGTGGGCGGCGTGTACGCGGTTTCGTTCGTGGTGGGTGCGGTCAACGGCGCGGTGGCGGAACTGGTTCTGCGGCTCTGCGCGCGGCCGGCGCCTCAACCCGTCAGCGGTTCGGCCGGCGCGTCCTTCCCGTCCTGGAAGAAGGTCGGCGGAGGGCTGGCCTTCGCCCTGGCGCTGCTCGGCGTCGGCCTCGGGTACGGGGGCTGGCGGCTCAACCACGCCCCCTTCGGCGAGGGGCCGAAGGTCAGCGCGGTTCAGGGGAACCTGACGCAGGACGACAAGATGGACGACCCGAACGGGCTCCTTCAGTCGTACAGCGACTTGCACTACCAGGCCATCCAGTACGACCGCACCGAGAACCGCTTTTACGGCGACCCGCCGGACCTGGTCGTGTGGCCGGAAACGTGCTGCCCGGTGGACTGGTGCGATGTGGCGCCGGGCGCGTCCCTCGGGGACTCCGTGCCGGGGTTCCAGCGGCACCGCGTCAACTCGCAGGACTGGTTCCTGAACCGGCAATGGGGCACGAACGTGCTGTTCGGGCTGAACGGGCTCGAGTGGGACGGCGCCCGCGTGTGGAAGTACAACTCGGCGTTGCTGGTGAAGCCGCTCGCGCGCGACCCGCTCTGGAAGCCGGGCGACCCGCAGATCGCCTTCAGCGCCGCCGCCGGGCGGTACGACAAGATGCACCTCGTCCCCTTCGGCGAGTACGTGCCGCTGGGGGACGAGTTGCCGTTCATGAAGCGGTTCACCCCGTACACGCACGACTACGCGTGCCGCCCCGGCGAGCGGTGGACCCGGTTCCCGCTGGCCGCGCGCGACGGGCGCAAGTTCACCTTCGGGTGCCTGATCTGCTACGAGGACTCCGACCCTTACCTGGCCCGGCAGTACGCGGCGTCCGAGCCGGTGGATTTCCTGGTCAACATCTCGAACGACGGCTGGTTCAAGGGCACCGAGGAGCACGAGCAGCACTTAGCGATCTGCCGGTTCCGCGCGATCGAGGCCCGGCGGGCGGTGGTGCGCAGCGTGAACATGGGCATTTCCGGGTTCATCGACTCGGACGGGCGAATTGTGAAACTGCCCACCGACCGGTGGAGCGATTCCAAGAAGGTGGACGCGATCGTGACCGCGGTCGTGCCGATCGACGCGCGGGGCTCACTCTACGCCCAGTTCGGCGACTGGGTGCCCGCGGGGTGCTGGTTGATCGCTCTCGTGGGAGTTGCCGCTGGGTTGGTGCGGCGGAAGGTGGTGTAACTGGAGCGCGGGCCTCTGGCCCGCTTCCCGACGGCACTCATACTCGTACCCGGCTACTGGTGTCTGCTTTGGTTTTGTTTTTGTGGCACAGACATTCCTGTCTGTGCGGTCATCTCGCGCCGCACAGACAGGAATGTCTGTGCCACAAGAAACAGACACAGCCACCCGGACCGTGAATCAAGATTGCGCGCGACTGGTCGTAACGCAATACGGCCGGGGCAACCGAGCGGGCCGGAGGCCCGCGCTCCGGCGCAGCAAGGAGGCCGCCGATTCGACTCGCGACACGCATTCCTCTGCACGTCTCGCTGCCCCGCGGGCGGCTCGCGCCGGCGCTGGTCGCGGGCTGGTGCGTGTTCCTGTTCCTGTACGGCACCTCCGCGGGGCCGCTGTACCGGACCGAAGCCCTCCGCGCGATCATCGGCCGCTCGTGCCTCGAAGGGCACTGGCTGTACCCGATGCTATACGGCGAGCCGTTCCTCACGAAGCCCCCCGGTCATTACGTCGCGATCGGGCTGTGCAGCCTCCCCTTCGGCGAGGTCACCGCCGCCACCGCGCGGCTCCCCTCGGCTCTGGCCGCGGCGCTGTCGGTCGTACTGATGTACGGCCTCTTTTCCCGCACGCTAGGCGCGCGTGCGGGGCTGCTGATCGCCCTTTTGCTCCCGTGTTCGGTGCTGTGGCTCGACAAGGTGCCGAGCGCGGAAATCGACATGACGCTCGTGGGCTGGGTGACGGCCGCGATCGTCCTCCTGTACCGCGCGGTTGAAGCCGAAGGCCGCCGAGTTGCCCTCGGCTTCTGGGTCGGCGCGCTGCTGTGTGTCGCGGGCGGGGCGCTCACGAAGTGGACCGCGCCGGCGTTCTTTTACCTTACCGCCGTCCCGCTGCTGATCTGGCGCGGGCGCCTCGGGCTGCTGTTCGGCTGGCGCCACCTCGTTGCGGTCGGTGTTGCGACCGCCGCGTGCGCGCTGTGGGCCGCCGCGGTGGTCCACGAAGTGGGCTGGGACGCGCTGGCGGACACGGTCCGCAAGGAGGCGGCGTACCGGTTCGCCCCGAAGGCGAGTAAGGGCTACCCGTGGGCCGAACTCGTGACGTACCCGCTCGCGGTGCTCGCCGCGCACTTCCCGGTGTCGGGGTTCGCGCTGCTCACGTTCCGGCCGAGCGTTTGGAAGCGGTGGGACGCGCGCGGGAAGCTGTTGTTGCAACTGCTCCACTGCTGGACGTGGCCGAACCTGCTGTTCTGGACGCTCGTTCCGAACCACAACGTGCGGTACGCGCTGCCCGTCAGCGCGGGCCTCATGGGCCTCGCGGTGATGGGGCTGCTCGCGTGGGTCAGCACGAAAGGCAACCCACCCCCCAACCCCCTCCCTGAAGGGAGGGGGAGTTCGGATGATCCGTCCAGCGAACCGAATACGCGAACCGGTTCCGGAGTGCCTTCTCTCCCCTTCCCTTCAGGGAGGGCGCTGGGGGGTAGGTTGCCATTGCTCCTCACCTTCCTGCTCTGCTGGGCGGTGGCGAAGGTCGTGTTCGTGGAGGTGGTCGTCCCGAGCCGCACCGCGGGGCGGAACGCCGAAGCCACCGGTGCCGCCTTGCGCGAGCACGTTCCGGACGGGCCGTTGCACGTTTTCAAGCTGAAGGACGAGGGGGTAACGTTCTACTACGCCCGGCCCGCGGTGCGGCTCTCGGACCCGCAATCGTTACCGCCCGGCGCGGCCGCGCTGCTGATCGAGCAGGAATGGGCCGACCGGGCTGCGTTCGGACATCTCACGCTGGTATGCTGTATGCACGATCAGCAGGGTGACCCCATTTACCTGGTGCGTCGGCCATGAGTGCGGTCCCGAAACCCGCCGTTCAGCCGCTCACGGTGTCGCAGCTCACCGCCCAGGTGCGCGGCACACTGGAAGCCAAGTTCCTGTCCGTGTGGGTCGCGGGCGAGGTGTCCAACTTCACCCGCGCCAGCAGCGGGCACTGGTACTTCACGCTCAAGGACGCCACCGCCCAGATCAAAACCGTCGCGTTCCGCGGGATCAACCTGCGGCTCCGGTTCGATCTCCGGAACGGCATGGAGATCATCGCCCGCGGCCGGCTCACCGTCTACGACCCCAAGGGCGAGTACCAGTTCGTCGTCGAGGAGGTGCAGCCGAAGGGCGTCGGCGGCGCGGAACTCGCGCTGCGGCAGTTGAAGGAGAAGCTGCTCGCGAAGGGGTACTTCAGCCCCGCGCGCAAGCGCCCGCTCCCGCGCCCGCCGCAGCGGGTCGGGCTGATCGCCAGCGCCACGGGCGCGGCGGTGCGCGACATGATCGAGGTGTTCGCGCAGCGGTGGCCCTTCACCGAACTCGTCGTCCGCCCGTCGCGGGTGCAGGGCGAGGGCGCCGCACAGGATGTCGCCCGTGCCTTGCTGCAACTGAACTGGCTCCACCGGAACAACAAGCTCGCCTTCGACGCGATCGTCCTGGGCCGCGGCGGCGGCAGCGCCGAAGACCTGTGGGCGTTCAACGAAGAGGTCGTCGCGGACGCGGTCTTCAAATCCGAGGTGCCGGTGGTGTCCGCGGTCGGGCACGAGACGGACGTGACCGTCGCCGACCTGGTCGCCGACCACCGCGCCGAGACGCCGACCGCCGCCGTCATCGCCCTCACCCCGGACCGGCGCGAGTTGCTCGCGTCCCTCGGGGAGCTGCGCGAGCGGATGGGCGAATCGGTGGCGCGGCGCCTCCGGCTCGCGAAGCAGCGGCTCGACCAGATCGCCGCGCGCCAGGCGTTCCGGCTCCCGCTCCAGCGGGTTCACAACTCCGGGCAGCGGCTCGACGACATCGCCGAGCGGCTGCACCGCGCGGCCCGCCACCGGCTCCTTCAGGCGGCACAGGAGCTGGCCGGGCGTTCCGCGCAGTTAGAATCGTTAAGCCCCTTGCAGGTGCTCGGCCGCGGTTATAGCCTGACGCACACGGGTGACGGCCGGTTGGTCCGCGAGGTGGACCACCTGCGGCCGGGCGATTTGCTCCTCACCCGCGTCCGCGGCGGCACCGTTCGCTCGCTGGTGACGGCCACGGAACCGACGGACCCGGAACGCACGAACCCCGGAGCGCGAGATTCGGACCCGGACCAGACCCCAGCGGCCGGCGGGTAGCACCGCCGGCGCCGCCCGTCGCCCCGGGCTCCGCACTTCGCCTTTCTTTCTCTGCCCCAGGGACGGGACGCACGCCATGCCCGAGCCACCCGCCGCGCCCGTCCCGTTCGAACTCGCGCTGGACGAACTCGACGGCATCCTGCGCGAACTCGAAGACGGCACCACCACCCTCGAAGACGCGCTGAGCCGCTACGAGCGGGGCGTGAGCCTGCTCCGGCAGTGCTACGGCCAGCTCCGCGACGCCGAGCAAAAGGTGAAACTGCTCGCCGGCCTGAACGAAGAGGGTGGTGCCGACCTGCGCCCGTTCGATCACGTCGCCTCCATCGAAACCGCGAAGGCCGCCGTGCGCAAGCCCGCACCGCCGCCCGCACGCGACCCGGGAATAACGGAATGACTTCGGGATCTGACACCGGTGACACCCAAACCCGGTTGGCTTTGCAACGCAAAGTTAATAACATTGCTGCTCCCGCGGGCTGCGCCGGTTCGGCGGCCGATCGGCTACTGGACGCACTGAAGGCGCGCCAGGAGCGGGTCGAACTGGCCCTCCGGGACGCGTTGGGGCTGGTGACCCGGGATGCCCCGCCGGCGCTGACCGAGGCGATGGCGTACAGCCTGTTCTCGCCCGGGAAGCGGCTGCGGCCGCTGCTGGTGGCGCTCGCGTGCGAGGCGGCGGGCGGCGCCCCCGATGCGGCGCTGCCGTCGGCGTGCGCGGTGGAGATGGTTCACACGTACTCGCTGATCCACGACGACCTGCCGGCGATGGACGACGACGACCTGCGCCGCGGGCAGCCGACGTGCCACAAGAAATTCGGCGAGGCGCTCGCGATCCTCGCGGGCGACGCGCTGCTGACGGCCGCGTTCGAGGTCGTGTGTGCGGGTTACGCGCCCCGGACCGCTGCGGTTAGTTGCAGAGAGCTGGCAAAGGGCGCAGGGGCGGTCGGGATGGTCGGCGGGCAGACGCTCGACCTCGAAGCCGAAGGCCGCGTCCCCGCCGGCCCGACCGCCCTTCAAGGGGTGGGGCGGCTCGAGGACATCCACCGCCGCAAGACCGGCGCGCTGTTCCGCTCGTCGCTGCGGCTCGGGGTGTTCGCGGCGCAGGCCGAGCGGCCCGCGGGCGCCTGCCCGGAGGCGCTGAAGGCGGCGGACGATTACGCGGACGCGTTCGGACTGGCATTTCAGGTGACCGACGACCTGCTGGACGTCGAGAGCACGGCCGACAAGGCCGGCAAGCGGGTGGGCAAAGACGCCGCCCGCGGGAAGCTGACCTACCCGGGGCTCCTCGGCGTTGAGGCGTCCCGGCGGCGGGCGGCCGAGTTGGGCCAGCTCGCGGTCGCCGCCGCCGAACGACTCGGCAGCGAACCGCTCGCGGACCTGGCCCGGTACGTGGTGACTCGAGAGAAGTAAGGAGTGGGGAGTGGGGAGTGGGGAGTGAGGGCCGGAAGTGAGGGGTGAGGGGTGAAGGCGCACCCGCCGGTGCCGGCCTCCGCCCCCACGCCCCGCTCTTTCCGGGTCACTCCCCACCGCTTCCCGGGGGAACGACATGACGACGCAACTGTTGCCGCAGATCCAATCCCCGGCCGACCTGCACGCGCTCTCGGACGAGCAGTTGCAGCAGCTCACCCACGAGATCCGCGACGAGCTGATCCGCGTGCTCACCACGCGGCCCGCGCACTTCGCCAGCAACCTCGGGGTGGTCGAGCTGACGGTGGCCCTCCACCTCGCCTTCGACTTCTCGAAGGACAAGGACCGGCTCATCTGGGACACCGGGCACCAGATCTACCCGCAGAAGCTCATCACCGGCCGCTACGAGCAGTTCCACACGATCCGCACCAAGGGCGGGCTGATGGGGTTCCCGCACCCCGGCGAGAGCGAGTACGACCTGTTCATGACCGGCCACGCCGGGTGCAGCGTCTCGACCGCGTCCGGGCTCAAGGCCGGCGACGAGCTGATGGGCCGCCCCGACAACCACGCGGTCGCGGTGATCGGCGACGGCGCGTTCCCGTCGGGGATCGTGTTCGAGGCGCTCAACAACATCGGCGGGATGGGCCAGAACACGCTGGTGATCCTGAACGACAACAAGATGTCGATCTGCCCGCGGACCGGCGGGGTGGCGAAGTACTTCGACCAGTGCCGGATGACCGGCCTCTACCAGGGCGGCAAGCGGCGCATCAACCAGATCCTGGACCACGTCCCGCTCATCGGGGAGACGGCCCGGGCGTCGCTGGAGGCGATGCGCGACGGGCTCAAGGCGTGGATCAAGGACGGGATGCTGTTCGAGGAGCTCGGGTTCCGCTACTTCGGGCCGGTGGACGGGCACGACCTGCCGGCGCTGCGCAAGATCCTCAAGGACCTCAAGGGGCAGAAGGGGCCGATCCTGCTGCACGTGCTCACCAACAAGGGGCACGGGGTGCCGCAGGCGGCCGAGGACCCGGTGACGTACCACACCCCGCCGGTGTTCGCGGAGGTCGGCCCGGACCGCGCGATCGTGTCGTTCAAAAAGGGCGGGGCGAGGGCGTACACCGACGCGGTCAGCGTCGCGCTGCACCGGGCGATGCAGGACGACCCCACGATCGCGGTGATGACCGCCGCGATGTGCCAGGGGAACAAGCTGGAGAAGGTGCGCGAGGACTTCCCGGACCGGTTCCACGACGTGGGCATCTGCGAGAGCCACGCGGTCGCGTTCGCGGCCGGCATGGCCAAGTCCGGCGCCAACCCGGTGGTGGACATCTACAGCACGTTCCTGCAGCGCAGCTTCGACCAGATCTTCCAGGAGGTGTGCCTGCAGAACCTGCACGTCACGTTCCTGATGGACCGCGCCGGCCTGACCGGCCCGGACGGCCCGACGCACCACGGCGTGTTCGACGTGCCGTACATGCGGCTGTTCCCGAACATGGTGAGCATGGCCCCCGGCGACGAGGCCGACGTGGCGCCGATGGTCAAGTTCGCGCTGCAGCACACCGGGCCGATCTCGGTCCGGTACCCGAAGGCTAACCTGGAGACGATGGAGCGCGCCGAGCCGGTGGCGCCGATCGAACTGGGCAAGGCCGAGGTGATCGAGTGGGGCGAGGACGGGTGCTTCGTCGCGTTCGGCACGCTGCTGTCGAACTGCGTGGCCGCCGCGAAGAAGCTGAAGGCGGAGGGCATCCACATGGGCGTGGTCAACGCCCGGTTCGTGAAGCCGCTCGACAAGGACACCATCCTCCGCGCGGTGGACGCCCTCCCCTTGGTCGTGACGGTGGAGGAAGGGACCGTTGAGGGCGGGTTCGGCTCCGCGGTGCTGGAGGCCGCCAACGCGGCGGGCCTCGACACGCGGAACGTCGTGCGCCGCGGCATCCCGGACCGGTTCATCGAGCACGGCGAGCGGAACGAACTGCTCGCGGACATCGGGCTGAGCGCCGACGCGCTGGCGGACCTGGTCCGCACGAGCCGGGCGGCGGAAGTCGCCCGCTAAAGGGTGATGAACCGGGCCGACGGAACCGCTCCCGCCGCCTCTGAAAAGGGCGCGGGAGCGCGTACACGACCGGCTCGGCTTTTTCGGTCCGTGCGGCCCCGGTCCCCATCTCCTCGATCGCCACTCGCCGCACCGCCGCGCAGATCACTCACGAACGACTTCCGCGCCGCACCCCGCACTCTTGCGGGCGGCTGTCGGGGGCGAACGAGAAACGGCTGAACTCGTTTCACACCGGATGTCAGTCCACGAACACGAACTCGTTCGCGTTCAGCACCGCGCGGCACAGCGCCGCGAGCCCGTGCTCCCGCGCGAGTGCGGCCGCGGCGCTCGACTCTTTCGCGCTCGGGGGGCGCTGGAACGCCAGCGCGAACACACGCTTCACTTGCGCTCCGACATCTGCTCCGGCGTCCTTCCGGACCCGGTCCGCGAAGGAATCGGCTTGCTGAAGTACGAAGCCGCTGTTGAGCAGGTTGAGCGCTTGCAGCGGGGTGGTGGACACGTTGCGCTTCGGCGCGATCTGGCCGGCGTCCGGGCAGTCGAACACGCCGAACGTGTCGTCGAGCTGCATCCGCGGCTTGTGCTGGTAGATCATCCGGCGGAACTCGGCCGGGCCGAACCGCTTCTTCGGCGCGTACACCTTCACGTAGTTCCCGTTCGGCTCGAACAGGTCGAACCCGGGGCCGCCCATCGTGAGGTCGATCGTCCCGCTCACGAACAGCACCGCGTCGCGCAGCGGTTCGGCCTCAATGCGGCGGGGCGGGTACCGCCACAGGAGCCGCGACTGCGCGTCCTTCGCGAGCCCGTCGGGCCGCTCCGCCGACGCCTGCCGGTAGGTCGCGCTCGTCACGATGAGTCTGTGAACGGCCTTCTGCGACCACTTGCGCTCGACCAGTTCGGACGCCAGCCAGTCGAGCAGTTCGGGGTGCGAGGGCTTCGCGCCGTTCTTGCCGAAGTCGCTCGGGGTGTCCACGATCCCGACGCCGAAATGGTGCTGCCACAGCCGGTTCACGGCGACGCGCGCGGTGAGCGGGTGCCGCGGGTCGGTGATCCACCGCGCGAGCGCCAGCCGGCGCTCCGGTCCGCTCGCGCCTTCGGGGATGTCGAACTTCGGCCCGAGTTCGGTGAGCGCCCCGGGGCCGACCGCCTCGCGCGGCTGCGTCGCGTCGCCGCGGTGGAGCCGGTACGTCACCTCGGGCGGCGCCAGGCGGCCGGCGTAGGCCACCGGCCCGCGATCGAGGTCGGTCAGCTTCTGCCGCAACCCGTCGATCTGCTGCGCGAGTGACGCCCAGGTGGCCTTTTCGGTGGCAGTCAGGCCCCCGGGAACGAGTGCGGCGTCCTTCGCGAACGGCGCGCGGTCGTCCGACGACGCCGCCACGCTCCACGACTCGCGGTCGAGCGAGACATCAATGCGGTAGCGGATCGGCAGCCGGTCCGCGAACCGACCCTCGCGGTCGCGGCCCCACACGACGCGGTCGATGAGGGCCGGCTCGGCGAGTTCGAGTTCCACCCACCCGCGGCCGCTCCGGTTCGAGATCCAGCTCCGGCCGTTCCCGTACCGGCCGTCGTTCAGGAACGCCAGCGCGTGGATGTTCGGCGAGCCGGGGTAGGTGCCCGACGCGA belongs to Gemmata obscuriglobus and includes:
- the xseA gene encoding exodeoxyribonuclease VII large subunit, whose product is MSAVPKPAVQPLTVSQLTAQVRGTLEAKFLSVWVAGEVSNFTRASSGHWYFTLKDATAQIKTVAFRGINLRLRFDLRNGMEIIARGRLTVYDPKGEYQFVVEEVQPKGVGGAELALRQLKEKLLAKGYFSPARKRPLPRPPQRVGLIASATGAAVRDMIEVFAQRWPFTELVVRPSRVQGEGAAQDVARALLQLNWLHRNNKLAFDAIVLGRGGGSAEDLWAFNEEVVADAVFKSEVPVVSAVGHETDVTVADLVADHRAETPTAAVIALTPDRRELLASLGELRERMGESVARRLRLAKQRLDQIAARQAFRLPLQRVHNSGQRLDDIAERLHRAARHRLLQAAQELAGRSAQLESLSPLQVLGRGYSLTHTGDGRLVREVDHLRPGDLLLTRVRGGTVRSLVTATEPTDPERTNPGARDSDPDQTPAAGG
- the glp gene encoding gephyrin-like molybdotransferase Glp, with the translated sequence MFEVADALATVLSHSRPLEAEVAALSVAALGQVLAADITADADSPPFAKSLRDGYAVRSADCASAGAELTVVEEVPAGKVPLKSVGTGEAARIFTGAPIPDGADAVVMQEHTEKLGGGRVRIVDAGVKSRQWVYAQGAEMRAGAVVLAKGTPITPAACGVLASVGQTAVPAFPFPRVGVIVTGDEIVEAGTKPRPGQIRNSNGPMLTALTARGGGRPRYLGIARDDRAVTESLIREGLDVSDVVVIAGGMSVGDHDFVPEVLKELGVVIRFRQIRMKPGKPILFGTTEKGTLVFGLPGNPVSAFVGFELFVRPALRILGGHAEAGPRTIRLPLADGLAESTDRPTYRPAKLEPHATGWGVRPLTTTGSPDLVSTQRADALLVLPAGNTRADAGTLADVVLL
- the xseB gene encoding exodeoxyribonuclease VII small subunit, with product MPEPPAAPVPFELALDELDGILRELEDGTTTLEDALSRYERGVSLLRQCYGQLRDAEQKVKLLAGLNEEGGADLRPFDHVASIETAKAAVRKPAPPPARDPGITE
- a CDS encoding polyprenyl synthetase family protein, with the translated sequence MDALKARQERVELALRDALGLVTRDAPPALTEAMAYSLFSPGKRLRPLLVALACEAAGGAPDAALPSACAVEMVHTYSLIHDDLPAMDDDDLRRGQPTCHKKFGEALAILAGDALLTAAFEVVCAGYAPRTAAVSCRELAKGAGAVGMVGGQTLDLEAEGRVPAGPTALQGVGRLEDIHRRKTGALFRSSLRLGVFAAQAERPAGACPEALKAADDYADAFGLAFQVTDDLLDVESTADKAGKRVGKDAARGKLTYPGLLGVEASRRRAAELGQLAVAAAERLGSEPLADLARYVVTREK
- a CDS encoding ArnT family glycosyltransferase → MFLFLYGTSAGPLYRTEALRAIIGRSCLEGHWLYPMLYGEPFLTKPPGHYVAIGLCSLPFGEVTAATARLPSALAAALSVVLMYGLFSRTLGARAGLLIALLLPCSVLWLDKVPSAEIDMTLVGWVTAAIVLLYRAVEAEGRRVALGFWVGALLCVAGGALTKWTAPAFFYLTAVPLLIWRGRLGLLFGWRHLVAVGVATAACALWAAAVVHEVGWDALADTVRKEAAYRFAPKASKGYPWAELVTYPLAVLAAHFPVSGFALLTFRPSVWKRWDARGKLLLQLLHCWTWPNLLFWTLVPNHNVRYALPVSAGLMGLAVMGLLAWVSTKGNPPPNPLPEGRGSSDDPSSEPNTRTGSGVPSLPFPSGRALGGRLPLLLTFLLCWAVAKVVFVEVVVPSRTAGRNAEATGAALREHVPDGPLHVFKLKDEGVTFYYARPAVRLSDPQSLPPGAAALLIEQEWADRAAFGHLTLVCCMHDQQGDPIYLVRRP
- the lnt gene encoding apolipoprotein N-acyltransferase; translated protein: MKPRVFVPAIASGVLLWLAFFPCDLGPLGFVALVPWLTLVRAPVSGWRRYLAAYLGGFTFFALATQWVRVAHPMMYGSWLGLAVVMPLFWLAALAVLRKLDALKLPLAVSVPVAWVAFEFFRMHFPTGFTFMKHVGAYQMIGFGWYFLGYTQHAFTPLIQIADVGGVYAVSFVVGAVNGAVAELVLRLCARPAPQPVSGSAGASFPSWKKVGGGLAFALALLGVGLGYGGWRLNHAPFGEGPKVSAVQGNLTQDDKMDDPNGLLQSYSDLHYQAIQYDRTENRFYGDPPDLVVWPETCCPVDWCDVAPGASLGDSVPGFQRHRVNSQDWFLNRQWGTNVLFGLNGLEWDGARVWKYNSALLVKPLARDPLWKPGDPQIAFSAAAGRYDKMHLVPFGEYVPLGDELPFMKRFTPYTHDYACRPGERWTRFPLAARDGRKFTFGCLICYEDSDPYLARQYAASEPVDFLVNISNDGWFKGTEEHEQHLAICRFRAIEARRAVVRSVNMGISGFIDSDGRIVKLPTDRWSDSKKVDAIVTAVVPIDARGSLYAQFGDWVPAGCWLIALVGVAAGLVRRKVV
- the dxs gene encoding 1-deoxy-D-xylulose-5-phosphate synthase; the protein is MTTQLLPQIQSPADLHALSDEQLQQLTHEIRDELIRVLTTRPAHFASNLGVVELTVALHLAFDFSKDKDRLIWDTGHQIYPQKLITGRYEQFHTIRTKGGLMGFPHPGESEYDLFMTGHAGCSVSTASGLKAGDELMGRPDNHAVAVIGDGAFPSGIVFEALNNIGGMGQNTLVILNDNKMSICPRTGGVAKYFDQCRMTGLYQGGKRRINQILDHVPLIGETARASLEAMRDGLKAWIKDGMLFEELGFRYFGPVDGHDLPALRKILKDLKGQKGPILLHVLTNKGHGVPQAAEDPVTYHTPPVFAEVGPDRAIVSFKKGGARAYTDAVSVALHRAMQDDPTIAVMTAAMCQGNKLEKVREDFPDRFHDVGICESHAVAFAAGMAKSGANPVVDIYSTFLQRSFDQIFQEVCLQNLHVTFLMDRAGLTGPDGPTHHGVFDVPYMRLFPNMVSMAPGDEADVAPMVKFALQHTGPISVRYPKANLETMERAEPVAPIELGKAEVIEWGEDGCFVAFGTLLSNCVAAAKKLKAEGIHMGVVNARFVKPLDKDTILRAVDALPLVVTVEEGTVEGGFGSAVLEAANAAGLDTRNVVRRGIPDRFIEHGERNELLADIGLSADALADLVRTSRAAEVAR